ACCGGAAGGTCCGCCGGTGGCGAAGAACCCGAAGTAGGTGTGGATGAACAGCACTGCCAAGGCCATCAGAATCGCCTGCAGGAACGACCAGAGCAGATCGATCGGATTCAGGAACGTGTTGAAGTAGTGCGAGTACAGACCGCCGGACTGACCGAACAGCACCGTGGTGGTGAACTCACTGGCCAGGAAGGACAACACCACCGCAATCGAGTACAGCGGGGTGATGGCAATCATGCCGGCCACGATCCGGGTGGACACCAGATATTCGACCGGACGGATCGCCATGGCCTCCAGCGCGTCGATCTCCTCGTTGATCCGCATCGCACCGAGCTGCGCGGTGACGCCGGCGCCGAAGGTGGCGGCCAGGCCGATGCCGGCGATCACGGGTGCGGCGATGCGGACATTGATGAATGCGGACAGGAAGCCGGTGAGCGCCTCGATGCCGATATTGCCCAGGCTCGAATAGCCCTGCACGGCAAGGGTGCCGCCGGTGGCCAGGGTGAGGAAGCCGACGATGACCAGCGTGCCGCCGATCATGGCCAACGCCCCGGCGCCCATCGAGATCTCCGCGATCAGCCGGATCACCTCACGGCGGTAACGCATGACGGCCAGCGGAATACCCTTGACCGCGCGGGCGTAGAACAGAGTGTGATCGCCCAGCGAGGCCAGCGTGAGCACGGGGCGCTTGAAGCTGCGCGCCAGCCTCGGATAGGTCGACTTCAGAACCGCTGCGTTGCCCATCCCGGTCAGCTGTCCGTCATCTGGATGCCGATGGCGGTGACCACCACGTTGACCACGAACAGCGCCATGAATGCGTACACCACCGTCTCGTTGACCGCGTTGCCGACGGCCTTGGCGCCGCCGCCGCTGATCGTCAGACCCCGGTAGCAGGCGATCAATCCGGCGATCAGACCGAACAGCCCGGCCTTCACACAGGAGATGATGACCTCGGGCACGCCGGTCAGCAGGGTGATCCCGGCCGCGAACGCGCCCGGGTTGACGTCCTGGACGAACACCGAGAAGGCGTAGCCGCCCAGGATGCCGATGATCACCACCAGGCTGTTGAGCAGCAGGGCCACCACACCTGATGCCAGCATGCGTGGCGTCACCAGCCGCTGCACCGGGTTGATGCCCAGCACCTCCATGGCGTCGATCTCTTCGCGGATGGTCCGCGATCCGAGGTCGGCGCACATGGCCGTCGCACCGGCCCCGGCGACGATCAGCACCGTCACCATCGGGCCGACCTGGGTGACGGCGCCGAAGGCCGCACCGGCACCGGACAGGTCCGCCGCGCCGAGTTCGCGCAACAGGATGTTCAGCGTGAAGGACACCAGCACGGTGAACGGAATCGCCACCAGCAGTGTCGGTCCCAGCGACACCCGGGCCACGAACCAGGCCTGCTCCAGGAACTCGCGCCAGAAGAACGGGCGCTGAAAAAGGAACTTGAACGCATCCGCGCTCATCGCGAACAGGCCGCCGACGGCCTGCATCGGGCCTGAGGCGTTACGCGCTATCGAGATACCGGGAGACCACCGATCCGGACCCTTACCTGCCATGCCTGCCGGGTCCTTCCAAAGTCGTGACTGCTGCTACTGCGGTCGGTCCGCCTACGTTGTGCGCCAAAGTGACTCGGGCCTCATCCAGTTGATCGGTCGCGTCCCTGCGCTGCTGCGCAGATAGCTCACCGCACTGTGCCACACCGGTGGCACTCGGCGGATGGACTTTGATGACTTCCACTCCGGCCGACCCGTGTCCGTCGAAGCGGTCCGCGAAGCCCAGATATTCATAACGGATGAGCTCTATCCCGGTGCAGAAATCGTGCACTTCGGCGTCCTCGACGTCCGACGTGCCCAACGCCCCGACGGCACGGCTCATCGCATCCTGGTCGTCGCCGGATACCCGGCGCACGGGGGCGCCCCAGCATGCCGGATTGGCAGTGGTCGACGACAGGTAGGGCATGGGCTGTATGGGGACCTCTCGGACTCGGTTAGGTGATTGCGCCTGCGGTTTTCAGTTCGATGATGCGGTCCCAGTCCAGGCCGAGTTCCAGGAGGATCTCTTCGGTCTGTTCGGCGAAGCCGGGGGCTCCTCCGGTGCTGGGCGCGGTCACGTCGAACTGCACCGGATTGGCCACCAGTTCCAGCTCCCCGGCCTGCACGATGTATTCGTTGGAGCGGACCTGGGCGTCCTTGGCGGCTTGCAGGGTGTCCTGCACCGGCGCCCACGGCCCGGCCAGTGTCGCGAACCGCTCACTCCACTCGGGCAGTGTGCGCTTGAGCATCGCCTCGGACAGGATCTCGTTGGCCGCCGCGGTGTTCTCCGCGATCGACTCGGCGGTGGCGAACCGCGGATCGTCGATCAGATCCTCGAGGTCCATGTGCCGGCAGACATCGGCCCAGAACTTCGTCGGCTGCATCATGACGAAGGAGATGTACCGGTCATCCGCGGTCGGGTAGAGCCCGACCAGCGGATTGAACGGTGAGCCTTGGGTTCCCGGCGGGAAGGCCTCCATCCGCTCCTGCAGGTGATTGGTCAGGGCCACGGTGTGGCCGAGTGCCCACAGGCCGCTGCCCAGCAGGGACACGTCGACCACCGACGGCTCCCCGGTGCGTTCCCGCTTGAGCAGCGCCGCGGCGATGCCACCGGCCAGGTTCGTGCCGGAGATGGTGTCGCCGTAGGCGGGTCCCGGCGGGCCGACCATGCCCGGGGTGTCCGGCGGGGTGATCGTGCGCGCGGTGCCGGCCCGGCACCAGAACGCGGTCATGTCGTACCCGCCCTTGACCGCCTCTTCGCCGCGCGGACCGAGTGCGCTGCCCCGGGCGTAGATGACGGTCGGGTTCACCGCGCGGATGTCCTCCACATCGATGCCGAACTTCTCCCGGTGCCCGGGCAGGAAGCTGGTCAGGAACACGTCGGCGCGTTTCGCCAACTCCAGCAGTACCTCTTTGCCCTCCGGCACCGACATGTCCAGCCCGATGCTGCGCTTGCCGCGGTTGGCGTGCTCGATGTTCGGGTTGGGATCGCCCTCCACCCGCAGCAGACCGGTCTGGCGCAGACCGCGCTGCGGGTCGCCGGTGACCGCGTGCTCGACCTTGACGACATCGGCTCCCCATTCGGCGAGCACCGCGCCGGCCGAGGGCACGAAGCCGTACATGGCGACCTCGAGGACCCGGATTCCGTCCAGTGGCTTGCTCATTCGCTGCACCCTCTCTTCTTCGCGCGAGTGCTCATCCGGCCACCGGCACCGCGAAGGTCTTGCTCTCCAGGAATTCCTCCAGGCCGGCCACACCCATCTCACGGCCGATACCGGACTGCTTGTAGCCACCGAACGGGCTGTCCGGGCTGAAGTAGTTGCCGCCGTTGATGGAGAAGGTCCCGGTCCGGATGCGCCGCGCGATGCCCAGCGCGCGCTGCTCGCTGCCGAAGACCGCACCCGACAGGCCGTAGATGGAGTTGTTCGCGATCCGCACCGCATCGTCGTCATCGTCGTAGGCGATCACCGCGAGGACCGGTCCGAACACCTCCTCCTGGGCGATCTCACTGTCGGGATCGACGTCGGTGAGCAGCGTCGGCGTGTAGAAGTAGCCGGGCCCCTTCTTCTCGCCGCCGGTCACCAGCGTCGCGCCGGCCTGCACGGCCCGCTGCACCATCCCGTCGACCTTGTCGCGCTGCTTCTCACTGATCAGCGGGCCCATGTAGGTGCCCGGATCGGTCGGGTCCCCGTACCGCACATGCCCGAAGTTGGCCTTGACCAGTTCGACGATTTCGTCGTGATGCTTGCGCGGCACCAGCAGCCGGGAGGTCAGCGCGCAGCCCTGTCCGGCGTGGGTGACCATGCTGAAGGCGGAAAACACTGCGGCGGTGCCGAAGTCGGCATCATCGAGCACGATGGCCGCGGACTTGCCACCCAGCTCCAGGAAGACCCTCTTCAAGGTCGAGCTGGCGGCGGCCATGATGGCCCGGCCGGTCGGGGTGGACCCGGTGAAGGTCACCATGTCGACATCAGGGTCGGTGGTCAGCACCGCGCCGACCTGCGGGTCGGCGCCACTGAGGACGTTGACGACGCCGGCCGGGATGTCGGTGTGCTCGGCGATCAGCTCGCCGAGAGCGAGGGTGATCAGCGGGGTGTCCGGTGCCGCCTTGAGGACGACGGTGCATCCGGCGGCCAGTGCCGGTGCCAGCTTGGCCAGCGCCAACTGGTTCGGGTAGTTGTAGGCGATGATGGCCGCGACGACGCCGCCGGCCTCCTTCTCCACCCAGCGGTGATGCTGCATCCCGCGGCTCTCGATGTTTCCGAGGTCCTCGGTGAACGGGTAGTCGCGCAGCAGATTGAGGTAGTACTCGACGATCGCGATCGGCTGGTCGAGTTGCGCGCCCAGGTTCAGCGCCGCGGTGGCGCCGACCTCGGCGGTGGTGAGCGCGGCCAGATCGTCACGGTTGGCGACCAGCGCCCGGTGGAACTGCTCCAGGCAACGGATCCGCAGCGCGACATCGGTAGCCCAGCCCGAGTGGTCGAAGGCGCGTCGCGCGGCGGCGACGGCCGCCTCCGCATCGGCGATCGAAGCGTCCGGCGCGTGGCCGAGGACCTCACCCGTTGCGGGGTTCACGGTGGCGAATGTGCGTGCCGCGTCGACGAGTTTCCCGTCGATGAGCATGCGCCGATCGGCCTTTTCGTGTGCTGGTTCGCGGACCGGATCGCTGCCGTTGGTGGCGGCGATCGTGGGGGTCTCCGACATCGGGCTCCTCACTGTGATGGAAATTTCATTCTCATCATCGGCGAATCTTACATCCGGAGGATGAGAACGCAAGAACGGCTAGATCCGCTAGTCGTATGCCCCGATCAGGCAAAGCGGCCAAACTTTTGTTCCTCCCAGAACCGTCCGATGCCTTGCGGCGGCGACATGTCCGAGAGTACGGTTCTCATAATCGGAAGGGCGATTCTTGAGATCGCGGCCACACTCAGGGTCGCCCGCTTCAGCTCATATGGAGGCTTCACATGAAGAACGCTGTCGTCACAGGCGGCGGGTCGGGGATCGGCCGCGCAATCGCGGACCGGTTGCGCGCGGACGGTTACAACGTGGCCACCATCGACCTCAACCCATCGGACACCCCCAACGCGTTCATCGCGAACGTCACCGATCGGACCGCCGTCGACGAGGCACTGAACGGGGTTCGCAGCCAGCTCGGCCCGGTCTCCATCCTGGTCAACGCGGCCGGCCTGGACAGCTTCCGCAAGTTCACCGAGACCACCTTCGAGCAGTGGCAGCGCGTGATCGACGTGAATCTCAACGGCACGTTCCACTGCATCCAGGCCGTGCTGCCGGAGATGATCGAGGCCGGATGGGGTCGCATCGTCAACATCTCCTCCTCCAGCACCCACTCGGGCCAGCCCTACATGGCGCCGTATGTGGCAGCCAAGTCCGCCGTCAACGGGCTGACCAAGTCGCTGGCGCTGGAGTACGGGCCGATGGGCATCACCGTCAACGCGGTGCCGCCCGGCTTCATCGACACCCCGATGCTGCGCAAGGCCGAGGACCGCGGGTTCCTCGGTGATACCGACAAGCAGATCCAGCAGACCCCGGTGCGCCGGATGGGCAAACCCGAGGACATCGCAGCGGCTTGCGCCTTTTTCATCTCCGAAGAGGCGAGTTACATCACCGGACAGATCCTGGGCGTCAACGGCGGCCGGAACACCTAGAGCGAGAAGGGCTGATCATGGGTACGACAGGAAGCACTGCAGGCCGGGTAGCCGGAAAAGTCGCATTCATCACCGGCGCCGCCCGCGGGCAGGGCCGCAGCCACGCGATCCGGCTCGCCGAGGAGGGCGCCGACATCATCGCTGTGGACATCTGCCGCAATATCGACACCATCGGCTACGACCTGGCCACCCCCGAGGACCTGGACGAGACCGCCCGATTCGTGGAGAAGGCCGGTGGCCGGATCGTCACCGCCGTCGCCGACGTCCGGGAGGCCGCCGAACTCAAGGCCGCGCTGGACAGCGGCATCGCCGAATTCGGCAAGGTCGACATCGTGGTCGCCCAGGCCGGTATCGCCGGCATGAAGAGCAGCAACTCGCTGCAGGCCTGGACCGACGGCATCAACACCAACTTCGTCGGCACCATCAACGCCATCCAGGTCGCCCTGCCCCATCTGAACGAGGGCGCCTCGATCATCGCCACCGCATCGGCCGCCGCCCTGATGGACGCGCACAACAAGCCCAACCCGGGCGCCGATCCGGGCGGCATGGGCTACATGGTCAGCAAGCGGCTCATCTCCGAGTACGTGCACTACCTGGCCACCGAACTGGCCGTGCGCGGCATCCGGGCCAACGTGATCCACCCGACCAACTGCAATACCGACATGCTGCAGAGCGAACCGATGTACCGTTCGTTCCGGCCCGACCTGGAGAAGCCCCAGAAGGCCGACGCCGAGCCTGCCTTCTACGTCCAGCAGGCGATGCGGGTGCCGTGGGTCGAGCCGGAGGACATCAGCAATGCGGTGCTGTGGCTGGCCTCGGACGAGTCCCGGTTCGTCACCGGCATGCAGCTGCGTGTCGATGCCGGCGGCTACCTCAAGTGGTACGACTACCACGTCTGATGCTGAAATCACCGTTTCGTAAGGAGCTGGCGCAGTGAAGGTTTCCGTCGATCCAAGCCGGTGCCAGGGTCACACCCTGTGCGCGATGATCGCACCCGACTCGTTCGTGCTCGACGATGTCGACGGTCACGCCTCCCCGGTTTCGGAGGTGGTGCCCACCGATCAGGAGGACGCGGTGCGTGAAGCCGCCCACTCCTGCCCCGAACAGGCCATCGTCATCGAATGACACCGCGGCCGCTGGAATCACCAGAAAACCCAAGGGAGACAACGCCGTGAGCATCGATGATGTCACGACCGAGGACGCGCGCAAGCGCAACAAGATCCACTTCGACCGGCACACCCCGGAGTACCGGTTGCAGTTCGACCAGATCACCGAGGAGATGCACTCCCGGTGCCCGATGGCCTGGACCGACGTCTACGACGGGCACTGGATCGCCGCGGACAGCAAGCACGTCTTCGAACTCGCGCGCTGCCCGGCGGTGTCCAATCACCACGACATCAGCGGTGAGACACCGTTCCAGGGCATCACCATCCCTAAGGCCAGTCGCGCCACCGTCGTTCGCGGCGGCATCCTGGAGATGGACGAGCCCGAACACAGCGAGTACCGCGGCGCTCTGAACCCGTATCTGTCCCCCGCGGCGATCAAGCGCTGGGTGCCGTTCGTCGACGAGATCACCCGGGCCGCTCTGGACGAGCACATCGAGAGCGGCCGGATCGACTTCGTCGACCACCTGGCCAACGTGGTGCCCGCGGTGCTCACGCTGGCGATGATGGGCCTGGATCTGAAGAAATGGAACATCTACAGCGAGCCCACCCACGCGTCGGTCTACACCCCCGAGCACGCCCCCGAACGCGAGAAGATCAACGAACAGCACCGTGAGATGGGCATCGACCTGCTCACGAACATGTTCGCGATCCGGGAGACCCCCCGCCCGGGCCTGATCAACGCGCTGCTGCAGGTGCGCATCGACGGTGAACCCGCTCCGGACATGGAGATCCTGGGCAACCTCGGGTTGATCATCGGCGGCGGATTCGACACCACCACCGCGCTGACCGCCCACGCGTTGGAATGGCTGGGCGAGAACCCCGAACAGCGTGAGCTGCTCAGCCGGGAACGCGAGACCCTGATCAACCCGGCCACCGAGGAGTTCCTCCGCTTCTTCACCCCGGCGCCCGGCGACGGCCGCACGTTCTCCGAGGACGTGGAGGTCGAGGGGCAGCAGTTCAAGAAGTACGAACGCCTCTGGCTGTCCTGGGCGATGGCCAACCGGGACCCCTCGGTGTTCGAGAAGCCCAACGAGATCGTCCTGGACCGTAAGGGCAACCGGCACTTCAGCTTCGGCATCGGCGTGCACCGCTGCGTGGGCTCCAACGTGGCCCGCACGGTGTTCAAGTCGATGCTGACAGCGGTGCTCGACCGGATGCCCGACTACGTGTGTGACCCCGAGGGCACCGTGCACTACGACAGCATCGGCGTCATCCAGGGCATGCGGAACCTGCCGGCAACGTTCACCCCGGGCAAGAAGCTCGGGCCCGGACTGGACGAGACGCTGGACAACCTGCAGCGCATCTGCAACGAACAGGAACTGGCCCGGCCGATCACCGAGCGCAAGGAAGCCGCCGTCATCGACTGGAAGTAGTACTGCACGTTCGGCGCGGTTCCGTACCCGTTACGGGACCGCGCCGAACGCGTGTCCGGCGGGAATAGGGACTGGTTTGTCCATGTTTTGGCCGGATAAAGGACTTGTGTGGATCAAGGTCGATCCTGTTAGCCTTTTGATCACAGCAATCGGTAACGAAAACGAAGTCCTCCGCGAAAAGGAGGATGTCGCCCGAATCAGTCGGGTGGGGAAAGGTAAAAACCACATGCTCAAGGTGTCGCGCACGAAGCTTGCCGTCCTGGTCGGCGGTATGGCTCTGTCGGTGCCGATGTCGGTCGGGATCGCCTCAGCCCAGCCCGACCTCGGTCCGGTCATCCACACAACCTGCAATTACGACCAGGTGTGGGCCGCCATGAACGCGGAGCGTCCCGACCTCGCCGCACAGTTCAACGCTCAGCCGATGGCGCTGGGCATGCTGCGCAGCTTCCTGAACTCCAGCCCGGCGGACCGCCAGGGCACGGTGAACCAGATCGCCGCCTACCCGGGCGCGCAGAGCTACCTGGGCGCCACCCTGCAGCTGGCCAACAGCTGCCACAACTACTGAGTTGTAAGCCGAAAAAAGTCCCGCTCTCGGAACGACGGAGAGCGGGACTTTTTCGTGTGTGATCAGCCGCGGGGCAGCCCCAGCACCTGCTGGGCGATGATGTTGCGCTGGATCTCCGAGGTGCCACCGGCGATGGTCCCGGAGAAGCTGCGCGCGTACCGCTCGAACCAGCTCGCGTAGTAGTGGTCCAGGTTCATGTGCGCGTACGGCCCACTGAACGACGGATGGATCAGCCCCTCGGAACCGGCCGCCAGCAGGGCGTTGTTCGATGCTCGAAGTTCGGCCTCGGCGCCGAGCAGTTTCGGCACCGACACGGACGCCACGTCCACCTCACCGCGGGCCGCCTTGGCCAGCCCGACCGACCCCAGCAACCGCAGCGCCTGGTAATCCATGATCGTCGAGGCCAGTTGGTCCCGCTCCAGCGGTGTGGACGGTTTGAAGTCGCCGATCGAGTTGGCAATGCGGTCGGCGAATCCCAGCCACATCATGGTGCGCTCGTGGCCGAGCGACCCGTTGGCGACCTTCCAGCCGCCGTTGAGCGGGCCGACGAGGTTCTCCGCCGGCACCCGCGCGTCGGCGAAGAAGACCTCGTTGAAGTCCTTGTTCTCCTCACCGCAGATATCGGCGAACGGCCGGCACACCACCCCTTCGGTATCGGTCGGGATGATGAGCACGCTGATGCCCTTGTGCTTGGGCGCATCGGGATCGGTGCGCACGAAGGTCAGCAGCCAGTCGGCGTCATGCGCACCGGAGGTCCACACCTTTTGGCCGTTGACCACGAAGAAGTCCCCGTCGCGGACAGCCTTGGTGCGCAGCGATGCCAGGTCCGATCCGGCGCTCGGCTCGCTCATGCCCAGCGATGCGGTCTTCTCACCGCGCAGCACCGGCACCGCCCACTGCTGCTTCTGCTCGTCGCTGCCGAAGGTCAGCAGCGACGCCGCGATGATGTTGACGCCCTGCGGGTTGAAGCTGTGATAGATCCGGCGCCGGCACAGCTCCTCGAGGTGGACATAGGTCTGCAGCACCGTGGCGTTGCGCCCACCGAACTCCGGCGGCTGCGCGGGCAGCAACCATCCGTTGTCGAACAGCAGCCGCTGCCAGTCGCGCGCCCACTGCGGCATGTGCGAGACCGAGCGCGGACGCTCCAAAGTGTCTGCCGCACTGGGCAGATGCTCGTCGAGGAAGGCCGAGAACTCGGCCCGGAACTCTTCGACGTCGGGATCAAATTCGAGTTGCATCAAACTCCTCGGCGATAAGCGCGCGATGTTCGGCGGCGCCGCCGAGCAGAAGCTCGCCGGCCTTGGCCCGCTTGAGCGCGAACTGAAGGTCGTTCTCCCAGGTGAAGCCCATGGCTCCGAAGGTCTGCAGGCCGTGCTGGAAGACCAGCGTCTGGCACTCCCCCGCGCTGGCCTTGGCCATGGCCGCGGCGATCCGGCGGCGCGGGTCGTCGGCGGCGATGGTGAGCGCGGAGAAGTAGGACAGTGCCCGCGCCCGTTCGATGGCCACATACATGTCGGTGGCCTTGTGCTGGATGGCCTGGAAGGAGCCGATCGGCACCCCGAACTGATGCCGGCTCTTGGCGTGTTCGAGCGCGAGGTCCAGGATCCGCTGGCACGCCCCGACCATGGTGATCGCCATCCCCATCAAGGCCACGTGCCGAGACCGTTCGACCAGCGCCAGCGCGGCCGACGGGTCAAGGTCGAGGCGGTCGGACTCCTCCACCCGCACCCGGTCGAAGGTCACCTCGGCGATATGCAGGACCGGGTCGAACACATCGCGGCGGCGGGCGACGACGGCTTCGCGAGGTCGATCCCCAGTCGCTCCGCTCCCGCCCTCCGAGCCGACCAGGAACACCCCGGCCGGGGTCACCACGGCGAGCTGCTCGGCGCGGTCACCGTCCAGCACGAACTTCGACGTGCCGTCCAGCTCCCAGCCCTGCCTGCTCCAATTGGCGCTGACACCCTCGTAGATCGCGGTGCCGGCCTTGGCCGGGTCGAACCGTTCCCCGGCCAGCGGCGCGTACTGCGACAACGTGGCCAGGAAAGGGGTCGGATCGGTGGCGCGACCGAGTTCCTCGAGCACGATGGCGAGCTCGACGGCGTTCTCCGGATCTGTCAGCTCGGTCCAGCCGGCCTCCAGATAGGACCGCCAGAGCCGGTCTCCGGCGTCCGCGTCGCCGGTGCCTTCTGCGATGCCGCGCACCAACGCCGCCGGGCACTGTTTACCCACCGCATCGCGCACCGTTTCCCGCCAAAGCCGCTGATCAGCGTCGAACTCCAGAAGCATCTGACACCTCCCGCCTCCACTCGTTCCGTCCGGAGGAGAATAACATTCTCCTGATTGGTGGCGAGATTCTCCGACGCGGTCCGGCCAGTTACCCGGAATGGCCGCTACGCGACTGACCAGCAGACACTCTCACCAGCCATGATGTAAGCGTTCCGCTGGAGAACAATATTCTTGATATTGAAGAACAAGGATCTACACTGGGATTCAAGATGGCGGCCTCGGCCGGCCACAACTGAAGGATGAGATCACGGTGAAAGAACTGCAGGACGGTACCGGCAACCTCGTCGCGACGCCCGTCATCGACACCAGCGTGCACATCTTCGTCGAGTCGAACAAGGATCTGCGCGAGAACTTCCTGCAGGAGCCCTTTCGCAGCCGCGGCTTCCCGGATTACGAGATGGACTGGTACGGCGCACCCGGAGGCGAATATGCCACCAGGACAACCGGTCCCGACGGGCAGTATCCGGGATCCGACCCCGCCGTCGTGGCCAAGCACCTGTTCACCGACCGGGGCGTCGACCTCGCGATCCTGCATCCGATGACCCGCGGCATCATGCCCGACCGCCACCTCGGCTCCGCGCTCGCCTCGGCGCACAACGACATGATGGTGACCCGCTGGCTGGACCATCCCGAGTTCGGCGAACGCTTCCGCGGCACGCTGCGGGTCAATCCGGACGATATCGCCGGTGCGCTGCGGGAGATCGAGCGGTACAAGGACCACCCCCGGATCGTGCAACTCGGCGTCCCGCTGCAATCCCGGGAGGTCTACGGCAAGCCACAGTTCTGGCCGTTGTGGGAGGCCGCGGTCGACGCGGGCCTGCCGGTCGCGGTGCATTTCGAGGTCGGCTCGGGCGTT
This region of Mycolicibacterium diernhoferi genomic DNA includes:
- a CDS encoding amidohydrolase family protein, producing MKELQDGTGNLVATPVIDTSVHIFVESNKDLRENFLQEPFRSRGFPDYEMDWYGAPGGEYATRTTGPDGQYPGSDPAVVAKHLFTDRGVDLAILHPMTRGIMPDRHLGSALASAHNDMMVTRWLDHPEFGERFRGTLRVNPDDIAGALREIERYKDHPRIVQLGVPLQSREVYGKPQFWPLWEAAVDAGLPVAVHFEVGSGVALPPTPNGLTRTYEQYVGFTALNYLYHLMNMIAEGVFEKWPTLKFVWADGAADLLTPFMWRMDCFGRPHLEQTPWAPKMPSDYLPDHVYFVQGFLDGPGDVDFAGEWAGFTGKDDMVMYGSSYPHWQLNELTVPSSYSAEQRDKLCWRNAAELYGIDIGATSSVASAAAAQ